A single Klebsiella variicola DNA region contains:
- a CDS encoding DUF1349 domain-containing protein has product MQPSFHWINEPAEWRRDTDGLTVVTDKHTDFWRHTWYGFERFSGHLYATEVEGDFTLQAKICADFTTLYDQAGLMMMADEQTWLKAGIEFNDDAPAIGSVLTLTHSDWATGLFPGDPRTFWLRLTRKGDALRLQYSTDGERWPLLRLGYFPPGPVKAGVMCCSPERGGLAVEFQDIQLSPPSDKALHDLS; this is encoded by the coding sequence ATGCAGCCGTCCTTTCACTGGATCAATGAACCTGCCGAGTGGCGCCGCGATACTGACGGCCTGACGGTGGTCACCGATAAGCATACCGACTTCTGGCGCCATACCTGGTATGGCTTCGAGCGTTTCTCTGGGCATCTTTATGCTACTGAGGTGGAAGGTGATTTTACCCTGCAGGCAAAAATATGTGCCGATTTCACCACGCTTTACGACCAGGCTGGACTAATGATGATGGCGGACGAGCAGACCTGGCTGAAGGCGGGGATTGAATTCAATGACGATGCCCCGGCCATCGGCAGCGTACTGACGCTAACCCACTCCGACTGGGCCACCGGGCTTTTTCCCGGCGACCCGCGCACCTTCTGGCTGCGGCTGACCCGCAAGGGCGATGCGTTAAGGCTGCAGTATTCGACCGACGGCGAGCGCTGGCCGCTGCTGCGGCTCGGCTACTTTCCGCCAGGCCCGGTGAAAGCGGGCGTCATGTGCTGCTCACCGGAGCGCGGGGGACTGGCGGTTGAGTTTCAGGATATTCAGCTTTCCCCGCCATCAGACAAAGCGCTGCACGATCTGAGCTGA
- a CDS encoding YciI family protein, giving the protein MSTLYVVVLTYIKPLEEVDDAIPAHVEWLKKGYADGLFLASGRRLPRTGGVILAKCASREMLESRLSQDPFQQLGLARTEIIPFEASMASPVLQSLL; this is encoded by the coding sequence ATGAGTACGCTTTATGTGGTTGTTTTAACGTATATAAAACCGCTCGAAGAGGTGGACGACGCCATTCCCGCCCACGTCGAATGGCTCAAAAAAGGCTATGCTGACGGCCTCTTTCTCGCCTCCGGCCGCCGCCTTCCCCGCACCGGCGGGGTGATTCTGGCGAAATGCGCCAGCCGGGAAATGCTGGAATCGCGTCTGAGTCAGGATCCCTTCCAGCAGTTGGGTCTCGCCCGTACCGAGATTATTCCCTTTGAGGCCAGCATGGCGTCACCCGTACTGCAGTCGCTGTTATAA
- a CDS encoding metalloregulator ArsR/SmtB family transcription factor: MSLLPLQLFKNLADETRLGIVLLLKARGELCVCDLCTALAQSQPKISRHLAMLRESGLLLDRKQGKWVHYRLSPQMPAWAAQVIEQAWLSQQDDVRMMVCRLADGAGCQ, from the coding sequence ATGTCTTTATTGCCCCTGCAACTGTTCAAAAACCTCGCCGATGAAACCCGGCTGGGGATCGTATTGCTGCTCAAGGCGCGTGGAGAGCTGTGTGTTTGCGATCTCTGTACGGCGCTCGCCCAGTCCCAGCCCAAGATCTCCCGCCATCTGGCGATGCTGCGGGAAAGCGGGCTGCTGCTGGATCGTAAACAGGGTAAATGGGTCCATTACCGCCTCTCTCCGCAGATGCCGGCCTGGGCGGCGCAGGTGATTGAGCAGGCCTGGCTCAGTCAGCAGGACGATGTGCGGATGATGGTTTGCAGACTGGCTGACGGGGCGGGTTGTCAGTAA
- a CDS encoding arsenic transporter, with protein MLLAGAIFVLTLVLVIWQPRGLGIGWSAAFGAALALATGGVQLADIPVVWHIVWNATATFIAVIIISLLLDESGFFEWAALHVSRWGRGRGRLLFTWIILLGAAVAALFANDGAALILTPIVIAMLRALGFSKGMMLAFVMAAGFIADTASLPLVVSNLVNIVSADFFAIGFREYASVMVPVDLAAILTTLAMLHLFFRRDIPPAWDMALLKAPVTAIKDPATFRTGWGVLLLLLVGFFVLDPLGIPVSAIAAPGAGILFAVAKRGRVINTGKVLRGAPWQIVIFSLGMYLVVYGLRNAGLTDYLTTVLNMLAERGLWAATLGTGILSAFLSSIMNNMPSVLVGALSIDGSAATGTIKEAMIYANVIGCDLGPKITPIGSLATLLWLHVMAQKHITIGWGYYFRCGITMTLPVLLVTLAALALRLSFNQP; from the coding sequence ATGTTGCTGGCAGGCGCGATTTTTGTCCTGACCCTGGTGCTGGTGATCTGGCAGCCGCGGGGTTTAGGGATCGGCTGGAGCGCGGCCTTTGGCGCGGCGCTGGCGCTGGCCACCGGTGGAGTACAACTAGCCGATATCCCGGTGGTGTGGCATATCGTCTGGAATGCGACCGCCACCTTTATCGCCGTTATCATTATCAGCCTGCTGCTTGATGAGTCTGGCTTTTTTGAATGGGCCGCTCTGCACGTTTCCCGCTGGGGAAGAGGGCGGGGTCGTCTGCTGTTTACCTGGATTATCCTGCTCGGCGCCGCGGTGGCGGCGCTGTTTGCCAACGACGGCGCGGCGCTGATCCTCACCCCCATCGTGATTGCCATGCTGCGAGCGCTGGGATTCAGCAAGGGAATGATGCTGGCCTTTGTCATGGCCGCCGGATTTATTGCCGATACCGCCAGCCTGCCGCTGGTGGTGTCGAATCTGGTGAATATCGTTTCGGCAGATTTCTTTGCCATCGGCTTCAGGGAGTACGCTTCGGTGATGGTGCCGGTCGATCTCGCGGCGATCCTCACCACCCTGGCGATGCTGCACCTGTTCTTTCGCCGGGATATCCCGCCGGCCTGGGATATGGCGTTACTGAAAGCGCCGGTCACGGCGATAAAAGATCCGGCGACGTTCCGCACCGGCTGGGGCGTGCTGCTGCTGTTGCTGGTCGGCTTTTTCGTTCTTGACCCGCTGGGGATCCCGGTCAGCGCCATCGCGGCGCCGGGAGCGGGGATCCTGTTTGCTGTCGCGAAGCGCGGGCGGGTGATTAACACCGGCAAGGTGCTGCGCGGCGCCCCGTGGCAGATCGTGATCTTCTCGCTGGGAATGTATCTGGTGGTGTATGGCCTGCGAAACGCCGGGTTAACGGATTATCTGACCACGGTGCTGAACATGCTGGCGGAGCGCGGGCTCTGGGCCGCGACGCTGGGCACCGGTATCCTGTCGGCCTTCCTCTCTTCAATAATGAATAATATGCCCAGCGTACTGGTCGGCGCCCTGTCGATTGATGGCAGCGCGGCAACAGGGACGATCAAAGAGGCCATGATTTATGCCAACGTCATCGGCTGCGATCTGGGGCCCAAGATCACGCCAATTGGTAGCCTGGCCACGCTGCTCTGGCTGCATGTGATGGCGCAGAAGCACATCACCATCGGTTGGGGGTATTATTTCCGCTGTGGCATTACCATGACCCTGCCGGTGCTGCTTGTGACGCTGGCCGCGCTGGCGCTGCGTCTCTCCTTCAACCAGCCATGA
- the arsC gene encoding glutaredoxin-dependent arsenate reductase, which translates to MSITIYHNPDCGTSRNTLALIRNSGAEPTIIYYLETPPSRDELRQLIAAMAIPVRALLRKNVEPYDALGLAEDRFTDDQLIDFMLQHPILINRPIVTTPRGTRLCRPSEVVLEILTASQKGAFVKEDGEPVIDAAGQRVK; encoded by the coding sequence ATGAGCATCACCATTTACCATAACCCTGACTGCGGCACCTCGCGTAATACCCTGGCGCTGATCCGCAACAGCGGCGCTGAGCCCACCATTATCTATTATCTGGAGACGCCGCCATCGCGCGATGAGCTGCGCCAGCTGATCGCCGCGATGGCGATCCCGGTACGTGCCCTGCTACGGAAAAACGTTGAACCCTACGACGCGCTGGGGCTGGCGGAAGACCGGTTTACTGACGATCAGTTAATCGACTTTATGCTTCAGCATCCGATCCTGATTAACCGTCCGATCGTGACAACGCCGCGGGGCACCCGACTCTGCCGCCCATCAGAGGTGGTGCTGGAGATCCTGACGGCGTCGCAAAAAGGCGCGTTCGTGAAGGAAGACGGTGAGCCAGTCATTGATGCCGCAGGGCAGCGTGTGAAATAA
- a CDS encoding peptide MFS transporter: MHSSVNKNESRTFFGHPYPLGSLFFTEMWERFSFYGIRPLLILFMAATVYDGGMGLARENASAIVGIFAGSMYLAALPGGWLADNWLGQQRAVWYGSILIALGHLSIALSAWLGNDLFFIGLMFIVLGSGLFKTCISVMVGTLYKKGDARRDGGFSLFYMGINIGSFIAPLISGWLIKSHGWHWGFGIGGIGMLVALVIFRVFAVPSMKRYDAEVGLDSTWNSPVAKKNGVGAWLLVLALGVAVLVTLISLGTIVINPVAVASVLVYVIAASVALYFIWLFVFAGLNRKERARLLVCFILLVSAAFFWSAFEQKPTSFNLFANDYTNRMIGDFEIPAVWFQSINALFIILLAPVFSWAWPALARKNVRPGSMTKFVIGILCAAAGFGLMMLAAQNVLSNGGAGVSPLWLVGSILMLTLGELCLSPIGLATMTLLAPERMRGQMMGLWFCASALGNLAAGLIGGHVKADQLSLLPDLFARCSIALLICAAVLAVLIVPVRRMLENSRSSAGQTSVSNA; encoded by the coding sequence ATGCATTCCTCTGTTAATAAAAACGAAAGCCGTACCTTTTTCGGCCATCCTTATCCGCTGGGCTCCCTGTTCTTCACCGAAATGTGGGAGCGCTTCTCGTTTTACGGCATCCGTCCCTTACTGATCCTGTTTATGGCGGCGACGGTGTACGACGGCGGGATGGGACTGGCGCGGGAGAACGCCTCGGCGATCGTCGGGATTTTTGCTGGCAGTATGTATCTGGCCGCGCTGCCGGGCGGCTGGCTGGCGGATAACTGGCTTGGCCAGCAGCGGGCCGTCTGGTACGGCTCTATCCTGATCGCCCTGGGGCACCTGTCGATCGCCCTGTCGGCATGGCTGGGCAACGACCTGTTCTTTATCGGTCTGATGTTTATCGTCCTGGGTTCCGGGTTGTTTAAAACCTGTATCTCAGTGATGGTCGGCACTCTGTATAAAAAAGGCGACGCGCGCCGCGACGGCGGTTTTTCGCTGTTCTATATGGGGATCAACATCGGCTCGTTTATAGCGCCCTTGATCTCCGGTTGGCTGATTAAATCCCATGGCTGGCACTGGGGCTTCGGCATCGGGGGGATCGGGATGCTGGTGGCGCTGGTCATTTTCCGCGTCTTTGCCGTGCCGTCGATGAAGCGCTATGACGCGGAGGTCGGCCTCGATTCCACCTGGAACAGCCCGGTGGCGAAAAAGAATGGCGTCGGAGCGTGGCTGCTGGTCCTGGCCCTGGGGGTGGCAGTGCTGGTCACGCTGATTAGCCTGGGCACGATCGTGATTAACCCGGTGGCGGTGGCCAGCGTGCTGGTCTATGTGATTGCCGCCTCCGTGGCGCTCTATTTCATCTGGCTGTTCGTCTTCGCTGGGCTGAACCGTAAAGAGCGGGCGCGCCTGCTGGTGTGCTTTATTTTGCTGGTCTCGGCGGCCTTTTTCTGGTCCGCGTTTGAACAGAAACCGACCTCCTTTAACCTGTTTGCTAACGACTACACCAACCGGATGATCGGCGACTTTGAGATCCCCGCGGTCTGGTTCCAGTCGATTAACGCCTTGTTTATCATTCTGCTCGCTCCGGTATTCAGCTGGGCGTGGCCTGCGCTGGCGCGTAAAAACGTGCGTCCGGGCAGTATGACCAAATTCGTGATTGGCATCCTGTGCGCAGCGGCGGGCTTTGGCCTGATGATGCTGGCGGCGCAGAACGTCCTGAGCAACGGCGGGGCCGGTGTGTCGCCGCTGTGGCTGGTGGGCAGCATCCTGATGCTGACGCTCGGTGAGCTGTGCCTGAGTCCGATTGGTCTGGCGACCATGACTCTGCTGGCGCCGGAGAGAATGCGCGGCCAGATGATGGGCCTGTGGTTCTGCGCCAGCGCGCTGGGTAACCTGGCGGCGGGCCTGATTGGCGGTCACGTGAAGGCCGATCAGCTGTCGCTGCTGCCGGACCTCTTCGCCCGCTGCTCCATCGCATTGCTGATCTGCGCCGCCGTGCTGGCCGTGCTGATTGTCCCGGTCCGCCGGATGCTGGAGAACAGTCGGTCCAGTGCCGGGCAAACATCCGTCAGCAACGCCTGA
- a CDS encoding DUF1889 family protein, with amino-acid sequence MPAVIDKALDFIGGMNTSEPVPQSMDESTAKGILKYLKELGVPATPADVAERGQQQGWSAGFTDKVADWAERIAAGERMVIKHPEFFSTYMQEELRALV; translated from the coding sequence ATGCCAGCAGTCATTGATAAAGCATTGGATTTCATCGGTGGTATGAATACGTCTGAGCCAGTACCACAGTCTATGGATGAAAGTACCGCGAAGGGAATTCTCAAATATTTGAAAGAGCTGGGCGTGCCCGCTACCCCGGCCGACGTCGCTGAACGCGGGCAGCAGCAGGGCTGGAGCGCCGGGTTTACCGACAAAGTGGCGGATTGGGCTGAACGGATCGCCGCCGGCGAGCGGATGGTCATCAAGCATCCGGAATTCTTTTCCACCTATATGCAGGAGGAGCTGCGCGCCCTGGTGTAA
- a CDS encoding MdtP family multidrug efflux transporter outer membrane subunit translates to MMMLPFPARLRVTLFTLTLTLLSGCALIQDEPSQVAIVNPQQAQLAQVIHLANSDWPAARWWEAYDDPQLNLLINRALQNSPTMQAARLRISQSQSTVELARSAMGLQATAVAAQNRLRITDKSFSWPYSYSLPVDKNGPWYTLNTVGVGAQLNIDLWGADRARVAAAIGEKNARLAETAGIELDIASSVAQLYFAMQATFQKIALLQELEGIAQFSVAAHEHRTQRGVEDSVDVANARAEQLAARQQIISAEGMLTQYRETLRALIGADAQSMPAIHPVALPALQETLPPSLSFELLARRPDLQALRGYVTASLSQVDAAKAAFYPHFDIKAFWGYNALSVGDLFKSSFQQINLLPGLYLPIFDGGRLNANLQSVRTASNILIKQYNQAVLDAVRDVAISSSQLNDLNQQRALQQLKVTAAQTTTDSARAHYQRGLLSRYAAEEARRAVLAQQLLLLDIEAQRLSTDITLIKALGGGYRGQ, encoded by the coding sequence ATGATGATGCTTCCTTTCCCCGCGCGATTGCGGGTCACTCTCTTTACCCTGACGCTGACGCTGCTCAGCGGCTGCGCGCTGATCCAGGATGAGCCTTCCCAGGTCGCCATCGTCAATCCGCAGCAGGCCCAGCTGGCGCAGGTGATCCACCTGGCGAACAGCGACTGGCCGGCAGCCCGCTGGTGGGAGGCCTATGATGATCCTCAGCTCAACCTGCTGATCAACCGGGCGCTGCAGAACTCGCCGACCATGCAGGCCGCCCGGCTACGCATCTCCCAGTCGCAGTCCACGGTGGAACTCGCCCGGTCGGCGATGGGCCTGCAGGCCACCGCCGTCGCGGCGCAAAACCGCCTGCGGATCACCGACAAATCCTTTAGCTGGCCCTACTCGTACTCCCTGCCGGTGGATAAGAACGGTCCCTGGTATACGCTGAATACCGTTGGCGTCGGGGCGCAGCTGAATATCGATCTCTGGGGAGCCGATCGCGCCCGGGTCGCCGCCGCCATTGGCGAGAAAAATGCCCGGCTGGCGGAAACCGCCGGCATTGAACTCGACATCGCCAGCAGCGTGGCGCAGCTCTATTTCGCCATGCAGGCGACGTTCCAGAAAATCGCGCTGCTGCAGGAGCTGGAGGGTATTGCCCAATTCTCGGTAGCGGCCCATGAGCACCGGACCCAACGCGGCGTGGAAGACAGTGTGGATGTGGCCAATGCCCGGGCTGAGCAGCTCGCCGCTCGCCAGCAGATTATCAGCGCCGAGGGGATGCTGACCCAGTATCGTGAAACCCTGCGGGCGCTGATCGGCGCCGATGCGCAGAGCATGCCGGCGATCCATCCGGTGGCGCTGCCGGCGCTCCAGGAGACGCTGCCGCCATCGCTCTCTTTCGAGCTGCTGGCCCGCCGCCCGGACCTGCAGGCGCTGCGCGGCTACGTGACTGCCTCCCTGAGCCAGGTCGATGCGGCGAAAGCGGCCTTCTATCCTCATTTTGATATCAAAGCGTTCTGGGGATATAACGCCCTGAGCGTCGGGGATCTGTTTAAGTCCTCTTTCCAGCAGATCAACCTGCTGCCCGGGCTGTATCTGCCAATCTTCGACGGCGGTCGTCTGAACGCTAATCTGCAGTCGGTGCGCACCGCCAGCAACATCCTGATCAAACAGTACAACCAGGCGGTGCTGGACGCGGTGCGCGATGTCGCCATCAGCTCCAGCCAGCTTAACGATCTGAATCAACAGCGCGCGCTGCAGCAGCTAAAGGTCACCGCGGCGCAGACCACTACCGACAGCGCTCGCGCCCATTATCAGCGCGGCCTGCTCAGCCGCTACGCCGCCGAAGAGGCCCGGCGGGCGGTTCTCGCCCAGCAGCTGTTGCTGCTGGACATTGAAGCCCAGCGGCTGAGCACCGACATTACCCTGATCAAAGCCCTGGGCGGCGGCTACCGCGGCCAGTAA
- the mdtO gene encoding multidrug efflux transporter permease subunit MdtO produces MFPLAHFLRQELRDAPGRASYTLRLTLSCAVLITLFMTLQIPFLAVALIVVFYVSQPNVLMIKLVSVVFFVTVTVALGGVLLIIKWTYDYPLIRLAASVALFFCAIYLMRVLGKLGLAFFVVALAVIYAQTFPSMTSQSEILVRLLLWLWVAINTAILVTLLVNACFQQAFPGNQFKARLAGMLHEVARRLTAPGDEAPPTFGETAAQFNQLQSLFAQASRATPEIAAEPQAWRSRLAATLRCYQLAALLQADEADSEDRQQLSQAVLKLKSALSEEQFDGAIPPLALSGRGINHAVLQEMATLLQQLAQGEPVALPQGEVEKAPLLAPDAWRNPAYLHFALKTLLATLICYVFYTAADWQGLHTIMLSCVIVAQPGLGATMQKTWLRIGGALLATLLALLLIVFVQPWTDSLSGLLAMSLPVLALAAWIAAGSERIAYAGIQIGFTFALAFLSWFGPLTNLTELRDRVLGILLGVLVSSIVHLYLWPDSEAPQLKSCLAALYRRLADCLAAPKEAVPLAPLFVAFTDSEALLHRVRAEPLGTWAHPWPQAKGWPMRATLAQAEEIARLSEGYRLNAAPGDPTLARCAEQLRRYAERIEQEAAAPDGTLAADLRNPFGPALATALAALPDWGPTPIATEQQAKTS; encoded by the coding sequence ATGTTTCCTCTCGCCCATTTTTTACGCCAGGAGCTGCGCGACGCGCCGGGACGCGCCAGCTACACGCTGCGCCTGACGCTGAGCTGCGCGGTGCTCATCACCCTGTTTATGACTCTGCAGATCCCCTTCCTGGCTGTTGCGCTGATCGTCGTGTTCTACGTTAGCCAGCCTAACGTGTTGATGATCAAGCTGGTCAGCGTGGTCTTTTTTGTCACCGTCACCGTGGCGCTCGGCGGCGTGCTGCTGATCATCAAGTGGACCTATGACTACCCGCTGATCCGCCTGGCGGCCTCCGTGGCGCTCTTTTTCTGCGCCATCTACCTGATGCGGGTGCTGGGTAAGCTGGGGCTGGCTTTTTTCGTGGTGGCGCTGGCGGTGATTTACGCTCAGACCTTCCCGTCAATGACCAGTCAGAGCGAGATCCTGGTGCGGCTGCTGCTCTGGCTGTGGGTGGCGATTAACACCGCGATCCTCGTCACTTTGCTGGTCAACGCCTGTTTTCAGCAGGCCTTTCCCGGCAACCAGTTTAAGGCGCGCCTGGCGGGGATGCTGCACGAGGTCGCCCGGCGGCTGACGGCTCCTGGCGATGAAGCGCCACCGACCTTCGGCGAGACCGCCGCGCAGTTCAACCAGCTGCAGTCGCTGTTCGCCCAGGCCAGCCGGGCCACGCCGGAGATAGCCGCCGAACCGCAGGCCTGGCGCTCGCGGCTGGCCGCCACCCTGCGCTGCTATCAGCTGGCGGCGCTGCTGCAAGCAGACGAGGCAGATAGCGAAGATCGCCAGCAGCTGTCGCAGGCGGTACTGAAGCTGAAGAGTGCCCTCAGCGAGGAACAGTTTGACGGCGCCATTCCTCCCCTGGCGCTCAGCGGTCGTGGCATTAATCACGCGGTTCTGCAGGAGATGGCTACCCTCCTGCAGCAGCTGGCGCAGGGTGAGCCCGTCGCCCTGCCGCAGGGTGAGGTGGAGAAGGCGCCCCTGCTGGCGCCGGACGCCTGGCGCAACCCGGCTTATCTCCATTTTGCGCTCAAGACCCTGCTGGCGACGCTAATCTGCTATGTCTTCTATACCGCTGCCGACTGGCAAGGGCTGCACACCATTATGCTGAGCTGCGTCATTGTCGCCCAGCCCGGGCTGGGCGCCACGATGCAAAAGACATGGCTGCGTATCGGCGGGGCGCTGCTCGCCACCCTGCTGGCGCTGCTGTTAATCGTCTTTGTTCAGCCCTGGACCGATTCGCTGTCGGGCCTGCTGGCGATGTCTCTGCCGGTGCTGGCGCTGGCGGCGTGGATTGCCGCCGGCTCGGAGCGTATCGCCTACGCCGGGATCCAGATTGGTTTCACCTTTGCGCTGGCCTTCCTCAGCTGGTTTGGCCCGCTGACGAACCTCACCGAGCTGCGGGATCGGGTGCTCGGCATCCTGCTCGGGGTGCTGGTCTCCTCCATTGTCCATTTGTATCTCTGGCCGGACAGCGAAGCGCCGCAGCTGAAATCCTGTCTTGCGGCGCTTTATCGCCGGCTGGCGGACTGTCTCGCCGCCCCGAAGGAGGCGGTGCCGCTGGCTCCCCTGTTTGTCGCCTTCACCGACAGCGAAGCGCTGCTCCATCGGGTTCGCGCTGAACCGCTGGGCACCTGGGCCCATCCCTGGCCCCAGGCGAAAGGCTGGCCGATGCGCGCCACCCTCGCCCAGGCCGAGGAGATCGCCCGCCTCAGCGAAGGCTACCGGCTCAATGCCGCGCCGGGAGACCCGACGCTGGCTCGCTGCGCTGAACAGCTGCGGCGCTACGCCGAACGTATCGAACAGGAGGCGGCAGCGCCTGACGGGACGCTGGCCGCCGATCTCCGCAACCCCTTTGGCCCGGCGCTGGCTACCGCGCTGGCCGCCCTGCCCGACTGGGGCCCGACACCGATAGCGACTGAGCAACAGGCTAAAACGTCATGA
- the mdtN gene encoding multidrug transporter subunit MdtN, with the protein MTTSRTPLLRKKWPLLALVLAAILALILVIWQLQTSPETNDAYVYADTIDVVPEVSGRIVEMPIRDNQRVKKGDLLFRIDPRPYQAMLDDAKARLTTLDAQIMLTQRTIKAQEYNAQSVAAAVERARALVKQTTSTRTRLEPLVPQGFASQEDLDQARTAEKAARAELEATLLQARQASAAVTGVDAMVAQRAGILAQIALAELHLEFTEVRAPFNGVVVALKTTVGQYASALKPVFTLLDDDRWYVIANFRETDLNNVRPGVAARITVMTNHNRTFNGVVDSVGSGVLPEGGSVIEGLPLIQKSINWVHVSQRFPVKIAVSDPDPALFRMGASASAVLQP; encoded by the coding sequence ATGACAACTTCCCGCACTCCCCTGTTACGCAAAAAGTGGCCTCTGCTGGCGCTGGTCCTTGCCGCTATCCTGGCGCTGATCCTGGTTATCTGGCAGTTGCAAACCTCGCCGGAGACCAATGACGCCTATGTCTATGCCGATACCATCGATGTGGTGCCCGAGGTCAGCGGACGCATCGTGGAGATGCCCATTCGCGATAACCAGCGGGTGAAAAAAGGCGATCTGCTGTTCCGCATCGACCCCCGTCCCTATCAGGCGATGCTCGATGACGCGAAAGCGCGGCTGACGACCCTCGACGCGCAGATCATGCTGACCCAGCGCACCATCAAAGCGCAGGAGTATAACGCCCAGTCGGTGGCGGCCGCCGTCGAGCGCGCCAGAGCGCTGGTCAAGCAGACCACCTCCACGCGCACCCGCCTTGAGCCGCTGGTGCCGCAGGGGTTTGCCTCCCAGGAAGATCTCGATCAGGCGCGCACCGCTGAGAAAGCGGCGCGGGCGGAGCTGGAGGCCACGCTGCTGCAGGCCAGACAGGCCTCGGCGGCCGTGACCGGCGTGGATGCCATGGTGGCACAACGCGCCGGGATCCTGGCGCAAATCGCCCTCGCCGAACTGCATCTGGAATTTACCGAAGTGCGTGCGCCCTTCAACGGCGTGGTGGTGGCGCTGAAAACCACCGTCGGCCAGTACGCCTCGGCGCTGAAGCCGGTCTTTACCCTGCTGGATGACGACCGCTGGTATGTGATCGCTAACTTCCGCGAGACCGATCTGAACAACGTGCGCCCCGGCGTGGCGGCACGGATCACCGTGATGACCAACCACAACCGGACCTTTAACGGGGTGGTCGATTCGGTCGGCTCCGGGGTCCTGCCCGAAGGCGGGAGCGTCATCGAAGGGCTGCCGCTGATCCAAAAAAGCATTAACTGGGTTCACGTCTCGCAGCGCTTCCCGGTGAAAATCGCCGTCAGCGATCCCGATCCGGCGCTGTTCCGCATGGGCGCCTCGGCCAGCGCCGTGCTGCAGCCGTAG
- a CDS encoding YtcA family lipoprotein: MNHIATIARPARLLLVLPLSGCSLSPAIPVLGAAFPGWFFCLLGGAFLLIPCHILITRKGWQPRFSPLVFSYVALMFLFATLLWFLFFVH, from the coding sequence TTGAATCATATTGCCACCATCGCCCGCCCGGCGCGGTTACTGCTCGTCTTGCCGCTTTCCGGCTGCTCACTTTCGCCCGCGATCCCGGTATTGGGCGCCGCGTTCCCCGGCTGGTTTTTCTGCTTATTGGGCGGTGCGTTTTTACTGATCCCCTGCCATATCCTGATTACCCGTAAAGGCTGGCAGCCGCGCTTTTCTCCTCTGGTCTTCAGCTATGTCGCGCTGATGTTCCTGTTCGCCACGCTGCTGTGGTTTCTGTTTTTTGTTCACTGA
- the yjdI gene encoding 4Fe-4S mono-cluster protein YjdI — MDKELLEAGYRAYTGEKIDVYFNTAICQHSGNCVRGSAKLFNLKRKPWIIPDEVDVATVVKVIDTCPSGALHYRHK; from the coding sequence ATGGATAAGGAATTACTGGAAGCGGGCTACCGGGCCTACACCGGAGAGAAAATCGACGTCTACTTTAATACGGCGATCTGTCAGCATTCGGGGAACTGCGTGCGCGGCAGCGCGAAGCTTTTTAACCTGAAGCGTAAACCGTGGATTATCCCGGATGAAGTGGATGTGGCGACGGTGGTAAAAGTGATCGATACCTGCCCGAGCGGCGCCCTGCACTATCGTCATAAATAA
- a CDS encoding GNAT family N-acetyltransferase, with product MEILEGHNKFYVNDAQGNQVAEIVFVPTGDHLSIIEHTDVDPSLKGQGVGKQLVAKVVEKMRQEQRKIIPLCPFAKHEFDNTREYDDIRA from the coding sequence ATGGAAATACTGGAAGGGCACAACAAGTTTTATGTTAACGACGCGCAGGGAAACCAGGTGGCGGAAATTGTTTTTGTTCCCACCGGCGACCACCTCAGCATTATCGAACATACCGATGTTGATCCCAGCCTGAAAGGCCAGGGCGTGGGGAAACAGCTGGTGGCGAAGGTGGTGGAAAAAATGCGCCAGGAGCAGCGGAAGATCATTCCTCTCTGCCCGTTTGCCAAACATGAATTCGATAACACCCGCGAATACGACGATATTCGCGCCTGA